ATTTACTGTTGGGACAACGAGAAAGAGTCTATGAGCAGAGCTCATGCTGTGAATGAGCGGTTGTCAGAACGTTCCCAAAGTGGTGCTCCGCGTCTTTTGGAGCCATCGTGCAGCCCCAACACCCGCAGCATGGCCACTGGCAAAACAGGCAGTTAGAAGATAGCCACCGGTTGGGGCTTCCCAATCCAGCATTTCTCCCGCACAAAAGACTCCGGGCACGGTACGGATCATCAGTCGCTGGTCCAAGGCTTCGAAGGCCACTCCGCCGGCCGTACTAATCGCTTCCTCTAACGGACGGGGCGCGACAAGACGCACGGGCAGCGATTTGATGGCCGACCCGAGCAGCACGGGGTCGGCAAAATCTTGCTTTGCCACACATTCCCTTAGAAGGCCGGCCTTTACCCCTGAAATACCAACCCGGCGCTGTAGGTGGCTAGCCATCGAGCGTGAACCACGCGGCCGTGATAGTTCTGAAATGAGCCGCGACACATCACGATCGGGCGCCAGATCCAATCGAAGAAGGGCCGTGCCTGTTTTCACGATCTCGTCGCGTAACCATGCCGAAATCGCATAAATCACTCCCCCTTCAAGGCCGGTCTCCGTCAGAACGAATTCACCCTGTTGCCGGAACTCAACGCCCTCGTGAGTGGTTCCCGCAACGGCAACCGGCTTCACGGGATGGCCGGCATAGCGTCCGCGGAGGTGCGGACTCCAAGCCACATCAAACCCACAATTCGCAGGCTTTAGTGGTTCAATGGGAACACCCCGCCCGGCGAGCAACGGCACCCACGCCCCATCGGAGCCGAACCGGGACCAACTGCCACCACCTAATGCCAACACCACTGCATCAGCAGAAACGTAACGATCCCCTTGCGGCGTGGCAAACCGCAGGGATCCGGTCTCGGCCCAGCCACTCCAGCGATGCCGCACATGAATCGCCAAACCGAGCTGGCGCAACCGGCGCAGCCACGCGCGCAAAAGAGGTGCCGACTTGAGGTCTGTGGGAAACACCCGTCCGGATGTTCCGATAAACGTCTCAACACCCAGTTCATGAGCCCACTCGCGTAACGCATCAGGGCCAAATCCTGCGAGCAACGATTGGAACTGTCCCTGCCGGGAGCCATATCGTGCAAGAAATCTCTTTAATGGTTCGGAATGCGTCAGGTTGAGCCCACCCTTCCCCGCTAGCAGAAATTTTCGACCGACGGACGCCATTGCGTCATACAGATCCACGCATGCGCCCTCCGAAATCGCCGCCTCGGCAGCCATCAGACCAGCCGGCCCCCCGCCAATCACCGCAATTTTCATAGTTCCCTGCTTCAACATCATGTCAGACCGGCACCAGGGTGAAAGTCAAAAGGCTTTCTCAGGTGACAATTGTCGGTTGACGTCCCTGAGCGTGCATTTCGAATTCCAGCCTAATCCATAGTCCCCTCAGAGAAAATTTACCGCACCAATTTTCTTTCATTCATAAAGTGAATTGCCCGAAGAGAACGGTTTTATTTAAGA
Above is a window of Candidatus Nitrospira neomarina DNA encoding:
- a CDS encoding TIGR03862 family flavoprotein — protein: MKIAVIGGGPAGLMAAEAAISEGACVDLYDAMASVGRKFLLAGKGGLNLTHSEPLKRFLARYGSRQGQFQSLLAGFGPDALREWAHELGVETFIGTSGRVFPTDLKSAPLLRAWLRRLRQLGLAIHVRHRWSGWAETGSLRFATPQGDRYVSADAVVLALGGGSWSRFGSDGAWVPLLAGRGVPIEPLKPANCGFDVAWSPHLRGRYAGHPVKPVAVAGTTHEGVEFRQQGEFVLTETGLEGGVIYAISAWLRDEIVKTGTALLRLDLAPDRDVSRLISELSRPRGSRSMASHLQRRVGISGVKAGLLRECVAKQDFADPVLLGSAIKSLPVRLVAPRPLEEAISTAGGVAFEALDQRLMIRTVPGVFCAGEMLDWEAPTGGYLLTACFASGHAAGVGAARWLQKTRSTTLGTF